In Salisediminibacterium beveridgei, one DNA window encodes the following:
- the nei gene encoding endonuclease VIII yields MPEGPEIRIAADQVEKAVIMKPLLEVSFGLPELKGYDEWFTGQAVSAIQTKGKALLTHFDNGFTIYSHNQLYGKWYVTDSFTYPKTNRQLRLALHTEDKSALLYSASDIQVLKTEDVPMHPFVKKVGPDILSEDVTANDLQFHMEDKRFFRRNLGGLLLDQAFVAGIGNYLRTEILFVTGIHPSKRPCDLTAEKRQDLAKAVIQLMERAYRTKGITLDPEIVTRKKAAGEPRSQYRHFAFDRHMEPCYQCGGPIEKINVASRRLYVCPRCQPN; encoded by the coding sequence GTGCCAGAAGGACCGGAAATTCGCATTGCTGCAGACCAAGTTGAAAAAGCCGTCATCATGAAGCCGTTATTGGAAGTGAGCTTCGGGCTCCCTGAATTGAAAGGGTATGATGAATGGTTTACCGGACAAGCCGTCAGTGCCATTCAGACGAAAGGCAAGGCGCTGTTGACCCATTTCGATAACGGCTTTACCATCTATTCCCACAACCAGCTTTACGGTAAATGGTACGTCACGGACAGTTTCACCTATCCGAAGACGAACCGGCAGCTGAGGCTCGCTCTTCATACCGAAGATAAATCCGCCCTGTTGTACAGTGCGTCAGATATTCAGGTATTAAAGACCGAAGATGTACCGATGCACCCGTTTGTCAAAAAAGTCGGGCCGGATATCCTCAGTGAGGACGTCACAGCAAATGACCTGCAGTTCCATATGGAAGATAAACGCTTCTTCAGACGTAACCTGGGTGGGCTCCTTCTGGATCAGGCATTCGTTGCCGGGATCGGTAACTACCTGAGAACAGAGATCCTTTTCGTCACCGGTATCCACCCGTCGAAACGCCCTTGCGACCTGACTGCCGAAAAGCGGCAGGATCTGGCGAAAGCCGTGATTCAGCTTATGGAACGCGCCTACCGGACGAAGGGCATTACACTGGACCCGGAAATTGTCACCAGAAAAAAGGCCGCAGGTGAACCCCGCAGCCAGTACCGTCATTTTGCCTTCGATCGTCATATGGAGCCTTGCTATCAGTGCGGTGGGCCCATCGAAAAAATCAATGTGGCGAGCCGCCGGCTGTATGTCTGTCCCCGCTGTCAGCCGAATTGA
- a CDS encoding uracil-DNA glycosylase — protein MNKERILSNDWKDVIGEELTKPYYLKLREFLKKEYATDAVYPEMHDIFNALHHTPYANVKVVILGQDPYFNAGQAHGLSFSVKPGVAVPPSLRNMYKELQEDIGCPVPDHGHLTKWAEEGVLLLNAVLTVRGGEANSHQGKGWETFTNRVIEAVNEKEDPVVFLLWGASAKKKMAMINTKKHLALTSPHPSPLSAYRGFFGSRPFSQANAFLKEAGRGPVDWCLPNL, from the coding sequence ATGAATAAGGAACGAATCCTGTCAAACGACTGGAAAGACGTGATTGGGGAGGAACTGACGAAACCGTACTATCTGAAGCTGCGGGAATTCTTAAAAAAGGAGTATGCAACGGACGCTGTTTATCCGGAGATGCATGACATCTTTAATGCGTTGCATCATACACCGTATGCGAACGTGAAGGTGGTGATCCTCGGACAGGATCCGTATTTCAACGCAGGTCAGGCTCACGGGTTAAGTTTTTCCGTGAAGCCGGGTGTCGCGGTCCCGCCGTCTCTTCGGAACATGTATAAGGAATTACAAGAGGATATCGGCTGTCCGGTTCCGGATCACGGGCATCTGACGAAATGGGCGGAAGAAGGCGTCCTGTTATTGAATGCCGTCCTCACGGTCAGGGGCGGGGAAGCCAATTCCCATCAGGGCAAGGGCTGGGAAACCTTCACAAACCGGGTCATTGAGGCAGTTAATGAGAAAGAGGACCCCGTCGTCTTTCTCTTATGGGGGGCTTCTGCGAAGAAGAAAATGGCGATGATCAATACGAAGAAGCATCTTGCTCTGACGAGTCCGCACCCGAGTCCATTGTCCGCTTACCGGGGTTTCTTTGGGAGCCGGCCTTTTTCACAGGCCAATGCTTTTCTGAAAGAAGCTGGCCGCGGACCGGTGGACTGGTGTTTACCGAATCTTTGA
- a CDS encoding GNAT family N-acetyltransferase → MTIQLKRFHQNDIPQLLSWIDSAAFCMQWGGPSFQWPLTKEQLQTYIKENDGEEPERLIFKAVDGETGETVGHISLGKLDRGNKTGRIGKVLVGNPDHRGKGIAGQMVTAICRIGFEELSLERISLGVFDFNAAAVRAYERVGFRQEGLMRSFRQVGQERWNLIEMAMLKEDWMAKHLTHQWEGFKPFVGASIRSILGERLIFQRDWGTPDQDVILTGDPVLHWARDRADHAIEREGFLRMNWYEHESGEDELQVQFQDTPDPLPYVTDIESPNRIIHLVSEYSFGDGEIEQITGYGFLEGDQGYLCTLIFKIPNGYVTIESFPGVMEIRIGKQKPERSLFDVLLFEWGRGADE, encoded by the coding sequence ATGACAATCCAATTAAAAAGGTTTCACCAAAATGATATTCCGCAGCTTCTGTCCTGGATAGATTCCGCAGCGTTTTGCATGCAGTGGGGCGGGCCATCCTTTCAATGGCCGCTGACAAAAGAGCAGCTGCAGACCTACATAAAAGAGAATGACGGCGAAGAGCCCGAGCGGCTGATCTTTAAAGCAGTGGACGGTGAAACCGGGGAGACCGTGGGCCATATTTCTCTTGGGAAACTGGATCGGGGGAACAAAACGGGGCGGATCGGTAAAGTGCTCGTTGGCAATCCCGATCACCGGGGCAAAGGGATTGCCGGTCAGATGGTCACAGCCATCTGCCGGATCGGCTTTGAAGAACTGTCGCTTGAGCGGATCAGTCTGGGTGTTTTCGATTTCAATGCGGCTGCCGTCAGGGCCTATGAGCGGGTGGGCTTTCGCCAGGAAGGACTGATGCGCAGTTTTCGTCAGGTGGGCCAGGAGCGCTGGAATCTGATCGAGATGGCGATGCTGAAAGAGGACTGGATGGCCAAACACCTGACCCATCAATGGGAAGGGTTCAAACCATTCGTCGGTGCTTCCATCCGGTCGATTCTCGGTGAACGGCTGATCTTTCAGCGGGATTGGGGAACACCGGATCAGGATGTGATCCTCACCGGAGATCCGGTACTTCATTGGGCGCGTGATCGTGCGGATCACGCTATCGAGAGAGAAGGATTCCTCCGGATGAACTGGTATGAACATGAATCCGGTGAGGATGAACTTCAGGTTCAGTTTCAGGACACCCCTGATCCGCTGCCATACGTCACGGATATCGAGTCTCCGAACAGGATCATTCATTTAGTCTCCGAATACAGTTTTGGGGACGGGGAGATTGAACAAATCACAGGCTACGGATTTTTGGAAGGGGATCAGGGTTATCTATGCACACTGATCTTTAAAATCCCGAACGGTTATGTCACAATTGAATCGTTTCCGGGTGTGATGGAAATCCGAATCGGTAAACAAAAGCCCGAAAGATCGTTATTTGATGTGCTGCTTTTTGAATGGGGGCGTGGTGCCGATGAATAA
- a CDS encoding PstS family phosphate ABC transporter substrate-binding protein: MQWLKAAGVLVGVLLIGFFTMAFSFFVFMYQGPGFQVGLAVSGGVILSGLLIYHAFTKAKGRRRVIVTAAVVGVFAIVLISHLVYENIQADRIIAERGVDLADYEPHAGSNGLARLDGNATFTYDEADELPELDGATALYPVYAAFVEAVYPEGDYPPFLADESQVVSTKTGDAYSRLFQGQTDMIFAAGPSDRQVAEAERLDVDLVKIPIGQEAFVFFVHEDHPVEALTIEEIQDIYAGEITNWSDVGGDDEPIRAFQRPEDSGSQTALENLMEDRTLMSPPEEDVPGGMGQIISETARYENALGAIGFSFRYFSSELVEERGIKHVAVNGVYPDEEGIRSGEYPIASNFYVVTTEDKYDELRPFIDWILSEEGQQLIEDSGYVGVQ, encoded by the coding sequence ATGCAGTGGTTAAAAGCAGCAGGCGTATTGGTGGGTGTTTTACTCATTGGCTTTTTCACGATGGCATTCAGTTTTTTTGTATTCATGTATCAGGGACCGGGTTTTCAGGTGGGTCTGGCAGTATCGGGAGGCGTGATCCTGTCGGGTCTCTTGATCTATCATGCATTTACGAAGGCAAAAGGACGAAGGCGGGTGATCGTAACTGCGGCCGTGGTGGGCGTTTTCGCCATCGTTCTGATCAGTCATCTCGTCTATGAGAATATTCAGGCGGACAGGATCATCGCCGAGCGCGGTGTGGATCTGGCGGACTATGAGCCGCACGCGGGCTCCAATGGCTTAGCACGACTTGATGGGAATGCCACGTTTACATATGATGAAGCGGACGAACTGCCGGAACTCGACGGCGCAACGGCGCTGTATCCCGTATATGCGGCCTTTGTTGAAGCGGTCTATCCGGAAGGGGACTATCCTCCTTTCTTAGCCGATGAAAGCCAGGTGGTTTCGACCAAAACAGGGGACGCATACAGCCGGTTGTTTCAAGGACAGACAGACATGATTTTTGCTGCGGGTCCATCGGACAGGCAGGTGGCTGAAGCAGAACGGCTGGACGTGGACCTGGTAAAGATCCCGATTGGTCAGGAAGCTTTCGTGTTTTTTGTCCATGAAGATCACCCGGTGGAGGCACTGACCATCGAAGAAATTCAGGACATTTACGCAGGTGAGATCACCAACTGGTCTGACGTGGGCGGTGATGATGAGCCGATCCGGGCTTTCCAGCGGCCGGAGGACAGCGGCAGTCAAACGGCGTTGGAGAACCTGATGGAAGATCGTACCCTGATGAGTCCGCCTGAAGAAGATGTCCCTGGCGGCATGGGGCAGATTATTTCGGAGACTGCGAGATACGAAAATGCACTGGGCGCCATCGGGTTCTCGTTTCGGTATTTTTCCTCGGAACTGGTGGAAGAGCGGGGGATTAAGCATGTGGCTGTGAACGGCGTTTATCCTGACGAAGAAGGGATCCGCTCCGGAGAGTATCCCATTGCCTCCAATTTCTACGTGGTAACCACGGAAGACAAATACGATGAACTGCGGCCGTTCATTGACTGGATTCTTTCGGAAGAAGGACAGCAGCTGATCGAAGACTCGGGCTATGTCGGGGTGCAGTGA
- a CDS encoding DMT family transporter, translating into MNLSLSQPWAYLFVILGAACWGMTGMFVQELYSYGLTPWQVVTLRLTASSLILLGLLGIFHPAKLKVQLKDLPHLFLLGIVSIAFFNLFYFIVMERATIAIAVVFIYTSPIFASLIARVLFGESLTFRKGIAILLTIVGCALSIGLIPGGEAKIGIFTILIGLLSGLFCASYSLIGKTLAGKYHPFTTTFYALVGGTAVSLPTSGLYEHGHAFMIPAFWLPVLGLSIVSTIMGYILFTIGLYYVESSKAVILSSVELVVSVLISVLVLSEALSIWQGLGVILIIFSISLTVISFRRRVKKAYPDMEISWQ; encoded by the coding sequence ATGAATCTATCCTTAAGCCAGCCTTGGGCCTACCTGTTCGTCATCCTTGGCGCTGCCTGCTGGGGAATGACCGGTATGTTTGTTCAGGAGTTATATTCATACGGTTTAACACCCTGGCAGGTCGTGACCCTTCGGTTGACCGCTTCAAGCCTGATCTTACTCGGGCTCCTTGGCATCTTCCATCCGGCAAAATTGAAGGTTCAGCTGAAGGATCTGCCTCACCTGTTTCTTCTCGGCATTGTCAGTATCGCTTTTTTCAACCTGTTCTATTTTATTGTAATGGAAAGGGCCACCATCGCCATTGCCGTGGTCTTTATCTATACCTCACCGATTTTTGCATCACTGATTGCACGCGTGCTGTTTGGGGAATCACTCACGTTCAGAAAAGGCATTGCCATTTTGTTGACGATCGTGGGCTGTGCGCTTTCCATCGGCCTGATTCCTGGCGGGGAGGCTAAAATCGGCATTTTCACCATCCTGATCGGCCTGTTATCCGGATTGTTCTGTGCATCCTACAGCCTCATCGGCAAGACCTTGGCAGGGAAATATCATCCATTCACCACCACTTTCTATGCCCTTGTCGGTGGCACGGCTGTTTCACTCCCAACAAGCGGGTTATACGAACACGGTCATGCCTTTATGATTCCAGCATTCTGGTTACCTGTGTTAGGTCTGTCCATCGTCTCGACGATCATGGGCTACATTCTCTTCACGATCGGCCTTTATTATGTGGAATCCAGTAAAGCTGTCATCCTTTCGTCTGTGGAACTGGTCGTCTCTGTATTGATCAGTGTCCTTGTTCTAAGTGAAGCCCTGTCCATCTGGCAAGGGCTTGGGGTCATCCTGATCATCTTTTCCATCAGCCTGACGGTCATTTCATTCCGGCGCCGTGTCAAAAAAGCGTACCCGGATATGGAGATCAGTTGGCAATAA
- the sdhB gene encoding succinate dehydrogenase iron-sulfur subunit, protein MSNQTVQLKITRQDGPSSESYVEEFQIPWRPSMNIISALMEVRRNPVNIKGEETTPVQWESVCLEEVCGACSMLVNGKPRQACSTLIDTLAQPITLAPLETFPCERDLMVNRQKMFDALLKVKAWIEIDGTYDMGEGPRIAEKERRWAYELSKCMTCGLCFEACPNVNEKSSFVGPAPLAQVRLHNTHPTGKMQAGERLDQIMDEGGLTSCGNAANCAEVCPKEIPLTHAIADLNKSTTLYSFRRFFQS, encoded by the coding sequence ATGAGTAACCAAACCGTTCAACTGAAAATCACTCGGCAGGATGGACCATCATCTGAATCGTATGTTGAGGAATTTCAAATACCTTGGCGACCAAGTATGAATATTATTTCTGCACTGATGGAAGTCAGACGAAACCCTGTAAACATAAAGGGCGAGGAAACGACACCTGTTCAGTGGGAGTCCGTCTGTCTTGAGGAGGTGTGTGGAGCCTGCTCCATGCTCGTGAATGGAAAACCCCGCCAGGCCTGCTCTACGCTGATTGATACGTTGGCACAACCCATTACCTTGGCTCCTCTGGAGACGTTCCCGTGTGAGCGTGATCTGATGGTCAACCGGCAAAAAATGTTTGATGCTCTGCTGAAAGTCAAAGCATGGATTGAAATCGATGGAACGTATGATATGGGTGAAGGGCCGAGGATAGCCGAAAAAGAGAGGCGATGGGCTTACGAGCTCAGTAAATGTATGACGTGCGGCTTATGCTTTGAAGCGTGTCCGAATGTTAATGAGAAATCTTCTTTTGTTGGTCCGGCACCACTTGCGCAAGTGCGCCTTCATAATACACACCCGACTGGTAAGATGCAAGCTGGTGAACGCCTTGATCAAATTATGGATGAAGGTGGTTTGACTTCTTGCGGAAATGCCGCAAACTGTGCGGAAGTATGTCCGAAGGAGATTCCATTAACACACGCCATTGCAGATCTGAATAAATCGACGACACTCTATTCTTTCAGACGCTTTTTTCAATCATAG
- the sdhA gene encoding succinate dehydrogenase flavoprotein subunit, whose amino-acid sequence MNRQKIAVVGGGLAGLMATLKIVEMGMDVDLISIVKVKRSHSVCAQGGINGACNMKGEDDSPWEHFDDTLYGGDFLANQVQVWGMCQKAPEIIYLFDRMGVMFNRTPEGRLDFRRFGGTQHRRTAFAGATTGQQLLYALDEQVRKYEAEGRVRKFEGWDFVSAILDDAGVCRGVTAQEMISMEIHSFKADAVIIASGGPGMIFGRSTNSLINTGAAAGKLYRQGAIYANGEFIQIHPTAIPGDDKLRLMSESARGEGARVWTYKDGNPWYFLEEKYPAYGNLVPRDIATREIFDVCVNQKLGIDGENKVYLDVSHIETEKLNNRLGGILEIYEKFMGDDPRKLPMKIFPGVHYSMGGLWVDERQETNIPGLFAAGECDYSQHGANRLGANSLLSAVYGGMVAGPKAVEYARNSMKATDGVDEKIFTNQVTADQDEITAILKMNGSENPYSLHHEMGELMTENVTVVRDNNHLISTDQKLSEMMERYEQLNVQDTVKYHNHAVSFIRGLRGMMDLAKVITQGAYRRNESRGAHYKPEFPERNDEDWLKTTMASFDSFHREPVFNYKEVDTSMIEPRKRDYTQSKKAGVKA is encoded by the coding sequence ATGAATAGACAAAAAATTGCAGTTGTCGGTGGTGGACTGGCCGGTTTGATGGCTACACTGAAAATTGTTGAGATGGGTATGGATGTGGATCTTATTTCCATCGTTAAAGTCAAACGTTCACACTCTGTTTGTGCGCAAGGTGGGATTAACGGCGCATGTAATATGAAGGGGGAAGATGATTCACCGTGGGAACACTTCGATGATACCCTTTACGGCGGAGATTTCCTGGCCAACCAGGTTCAGGTATGGGGGATGTGTCAGAAAGCGCCCGAAATTATTTATCTCTTTGATCGTATGGGCGTTATGTTTAACAGGACGCCGGAAGGGCGGTTGGATTTTCGGCGATTTGGTGGAACCCAGCATAGAAGAACTGCATTTGCAGGCGCGACAACCGGTCAACAACTTTTGTATGCATTGGATGAACAGGTCCGTAAGTATGAGGCAGAAGGCAGGGTGCGTAAATTTGAAGGCTGGGATTTTGTCTCAGCGATCCTGGATGATGCCGGAGTCTGTCGGGGTGTTACAGCGCAAGAGATGATATCCATGGAGATCCATTCATTTAAAGCAGATGCGGTGATTATAGCATCAGGCGGTCCAGGTATGATTTTCGGGAGGTCCACAAATTCCCTGATTAATACAGGAGCTGCCGCAGGGAAACTGTACCGGCAAGGTGCCATCTATGCAAACGGAGAATTTATTCAAATTCACCCGACAGCTATTCCAGGAGATGATAAACTGCGCCTGATGAGTGAATCTGCACGAGGAGAGGGAGCAAGGGTCTGGACATATAAAGACGGGAACCCGTGGTATTTTCTAGAGGAGAAATATCCTGCGTATGGCAATCTGGTCCCTCGCGATATAGCGACGAGAGAAATTTTTGATGTATGTGTCAATCAAAAGCTCGGTATCGATGGTGAAAATAAAGTATATCTGGATGTCTCCCATATCGAAACAGAGAAGCTGAATAACCGTCTCGGTGGCATTTTGGAGATTTATGAAAAATTCATGGGTGACGACCCAAGAAAGCTGCCGATGAAAATCTTCCCCGGCGTTCATTATTCCATGGGAGGATTATGGGTGGATGAACGTCAGGAGACGAATATTCCGGGATTGTTTGCAGCCGGTGAGTGCGACTATTCGCAGCACGGGGCTAACCGTTTGGGGGCGAATTCATTGTTGTCCGCCGTTTATGGCGGAATGGTCGCAGGCCCAAAAGCTGTTGAATATGCACGGAACAGTATGAAAGCAACAGATGGTGTAGACGAAAAAATATTTACAAATCAGGTGACTGCGGATCAAGATGAAATCACAGCCATTCTCAAAATGAATGGATCTGAGAACCCATACAGCCTTCACCACGAAATGGGTGAGCTGATGACGGAGAACGTTACTGTTGTCAGGGATAATAATCATCTTATTTCAACCGATCAAAAGCTATCCGAAATGATGGAACGCTACGAGCAATTAAATGTTCAGGATACAGTCAAATATCATAATCACGCTGTGTCCTTCATAAGAGGGTTAAGAGGTATGATGGACCTGGCAAAAGTAATTACACAGGGAGCTTATCGAAGAAATGAAAGCCGCGGAGCTCATTATAAGCCTGAGTTCCCAGAACGAAACGATGAAGATTGGCTGAAAACAACAATGGCCTCATTCGACTCATTCCATCGTGAACCGGTATTCAATTATAAAGAAGTGGATACCTCAATGATTGAACCTCGAAAGCGGGATTACACCCAGAGTAAAAAGGCAGGTGTAAAAGCATGA
- a CDS encoding succinate dehydrogenase: MKNDRTFFWRKLHSLSGLVPIGVFLFVHFGINYAAFYGEEAYNTAAEMMGNLPFRYVMEIFIIFIPLLFHGIYGIVIAREAKNNISAYKFEKNVYFYFQRFSGVAVFLFLIWHVGTTRIPAAFGADVNFDMVANLVANPVYLAFYIIGILMTTYHFSNGFRTMLITWGITVNQKSQYFGKVIGILLFVVLSFIGLTAIFAFV, translated from the coding sequence ATGAAAAATGACCGAACGTTTTTCTGGAGAAAATTGCATTCATTATCAGGGCTGGTCCCTATCGGCGTATTTCTTTTCGTTCATTTTGGAATCAATTATGCTGCGTTTTATGGAGAAGAGGCATACAACACGGCAGCTGAAATGATGGGGAATCTGCCGTTTCGCTATGTGATGGAGATATTCATCATTTTCATTCCACTTTTGTTTCACGGCATTTATGGAATTGTCATTGCAAGGGAAGCGAAGAACAATATCAGCGCTTACAAATTCGAAAAAAATGTGTATTTCTATTTTCAACGCTTTTCAGGTGTAGCCGTATTTTTATTCTTGATCTGGCATGTTGGAACAACGAGAATTCCGGCTGCATTCGGTGCCGATGTGAACTTCGATATGGTAGCGAACCTGGTTGCTAATCCTGTGTATCTGGCTTTTTATATTATCGGAATTCTCATGACCACCTATCATTTCAGTAATGGTTTCAGAACCATGCTGATTACATGGGGGATCACAGTGAATCAAAAGAGCCAATATTTTGGTAAAGTGATTGGTATTTTACTCTTTGTTGTTCTTTCATTTATTGGATTGACGGCTATATTCGCATTTGTATAA
- the aspA gene encoding aspartate ammonia-lyase, with protein sequence MLDDKTHRIEKDFLGEMKINNENYFGIQTLRAVENFPITGQYIDEELIRGMGLVKIAAARANKKVGQLNPKLAAVIEQAALEVVDGKWNDQFIVDPIQGGAGTSVNMNANEVIANRALEILGEEKGNYMVLSGNSHVNMSQSTNDAFPTAFKLALLNRLNQLLPAMESLHHSFSEKASEFEHCLKMGRTHLQDAVPIRLGQEFSAYAAVLYRNIEAVRQVRESLYETNMGATAVGTGLNADPDYIRFVINELAEITGFPVTTSPNLVDGTQNTDVYVTVSGTLKTVMSSLSKIANDLRLMASGPRTGLNEILLPPRQPGSSIMPGKVNPVMAEVVNQVAFKVIGNDVTVTLASEAGQFELNVMEPVLVSSLLDSIRMMTNVIDVFDRHCIRGIQAHTERMEQYVNQSVGVITAINPHIGYETASSIAKEAISTGRPVREICLERGVLSEDDLSVILDPYEMTKPGISGKALTEI encoded by the coding sequence ATGCTAGACGATAAAACCCATCGCATTGAAAAAGATTTCCTGGGCGAGATGAAGATAAATAATGAAAATTACTTTGGTATCCAAACATTGCGGGCCGTTGAAAATTTCCCGATTACCGGACAGTACATTGATGAAGAACTAATTCGTGGTATGGGTCTGGTGAAAATAGCAGCAGCAAGAGCGAATAAAAAAGTAGGACAGCTTAATCCGAAGCTTGCTGCAGTGATAGAACAGGCGGCTCTTGAAGTAGTGGACGGTAAATGGAATGACCAGTTTATTGTTGATCCAATTCAAGGAGGCGCTGGGACATCTGTAAATATGAATGCCAATGAAGTGATAGCTAACAGGGCACTGGAGATTCTTGGTGAAGAAAAGGGAAATTACATGGTACTAAGTGGAAATTCGCATGTGAACATGTCTCAATCTACCAACGATGCCTTCCCTACGGCATTTAAATTGGCGTTGCTAAATCGCTTGAACCAGCTCTTGCCGGCAATGGAATCATTGCATCATTCGTTTTCTGAAAAAGCATCTGAATTCGAACACTGTCTGAAAATGGGTCGTACCCACTTGCAAGATGCTGTACCGATTCGTCTCGGTCAGGAATTCAGCGCATATGCAGCGGTCCTTTATCGAAATATAGAAGCAGTTCGCCAAGTCAGGGAATCGTTATATGAAACGAATATGGGAGCCACTGCAGTAGGAACAGGTCTTAATGCAGACCCTGACTATATTCGATTTGTCATAAATGAATTGGCGGAAATTACAGGGTTTCCTGTGACAACTTCACCGAACCTGGTTGATGGAACACAAAATACAGATGTATATGTGACTGTCTCGGGTACGCTGAAAACAGTGATGTCAAGTCTATCCAAGATCGCTAATGATTTACGTTTGATGGCATCAGGACCACGGACCGGCTTGAACGAAATTCTTTTGCCGCCGAGACAGCCGGGCTCTTCTATTATGCCGGGTAAAGTTAATCCTGTCATGGCTGAAGTAGTCAATCAGGTGGCATTTAAGGTTATCGGAAACGATGTCACTGTTACACTCGCATCTGAAGCCGGACAGTTTGAACTAAACGTTATGGAACCAGTACTCGTATCAAGTCTTCTTGATTCCATTCGCATGATGACCAACGTAATTGATGTTTTTGATCGACATTGCATCCGGGGAATTCAGGCGCATACAGAAAGGATGGAACAATACGTCAATCAAAGTGTAGGTGTGATTACAGCAATCAACCCCCATATTGGCTATGAAACGGCTTCTTCAATTGCGAAAGAAGCCATCTCAACAGGGCGACCGGTAAGAGAGATTTGCCTTGAGCGTGGTGTGCTTTCCGAAGATGATTTGAGCGTCATCCTGGACCCTTATGAAATGACAAAACCAGGAATTTCAGGAAAAGCATTAACGGAAATTTGA
- a CDS encoding SLC13 family permease, with translation MMLIAQIIMLITLILMITGKTPLYMTAIIGSTLAAISAGFPLSGDAEITVLSLVNDSLHPVIADMAGVLLFIGVMEKTGFLNAIIRKIILIGSKIGGGPGIAGAGSTAAGVIGGLTGFTQPAITAVITGPAAIKLGVNPNKVAGIQAHAGHLGNFGGFTHPTLLAVIATAGITFGWINLIGAFVAMSIIGISYLRLKREEKSNEVKLTEQEVNSILKDLQDIDNERSFTLAIIPFIVLVIGFSVGYPVFIVGVAASILVAIFAKISLKKAEEMMLDGVKRVAVPLIATLGFLFMSSVIQNVGIVDIMANWFDPLLAYSPVLVMLAVSALAGLVTQSNAASAAIVIPFLTIVLQYDVSPLAAAAAGAGGCAIMQYYLTGGPVAALATTIPVVPNSELKLANKFQRPSILGGLAVLFFVVLFIN, from the coding sequence ATGATGTTAATTGCTCAAATCATTATGCTGATCACCCTGATACTGATGATAACAGGGAAAACACCTTTATACATGACGGCAATTATTGGTTCGACACTGGCAGCAATCAGTGCAGGTTTTCCGTTATCGGGTGATGCGGAAATTACAGTACTCAGTCTTGTTAATGACAGTTTACACCCGGTTATTGCAGATATGGCAGGCGTTCTCTTATTTATCGGTGTTATGGAGAAAACAGGTTTTCTTAATGCAATCATCAGAAAAATCATTCTGATCGGAAGTAAAATTGGAGGAGGACCTGGTATTGCAGGTGCAGGAAGTACCGCAGCAGGTGTCATTGGTGGGTTAACAGGCTTTACTCAGCCGGCAATTACAGCAGTAATTACTGGACCAGCTGCAATCAAGTTAGGCGTCAATCCAAATAAAGTGGCCGGAATTCAGGCTCACGCCGGGCACTTAGGGAATTTTGGCGGTTTTACACACCCGACTTTGCTTGCTGTGATTGCAACTGCAGGTATAACTTTTGGCTGGATTAACTTAATCGGTGCTTTTGTAGCAATGTCAATCATCGGAATAAGCTATCTCCGCTTAAAGCGGGAAGAGAAAAGTAACGAAGTGAAACTGACTGAACAGGAAGTAAACAGCATTTTAAAAGACCTTCAAGATATAGACAATGAGCGAAGTTTCACCTTAGCGATTATTCCATTTATTGTTTTAGTGATTGGTTTTTCTGTTGGTTACCCAGTATTTATCGTTGGTGTTGCAGCATCAATTCTGGTTGCTATTTTTGCGAAAATTTCATTGAAAAAAGCTGAAGAAATGATGCTTGATGGTGTAAAAAGGGTAGCGGTTCCATTAATTGCAACGTTGGGTTTTCTATTCATGTCATCAGTCATTCAGAATGTTGGTATTGTCGATATCATGGCAAATTGGTTTGACCCGCTGTTGGCTTATTCACCAGTGTTGGTCATGTTGGCTGTGTCGGCATTGGCAGGACTTGTTACTCAATCGAATGCTGCGTCGGCAGCGATTGTCATTCCGTTTTTAACAATCGTTCTTCAATACGATGTTTCGCCATTAGCTGCAGCGGCAGCCGGAGCGGGTGGTTGTGCAATCATGCAGTATTACTTGACAGGTGGGCCGGTTGCAGCATTGGCGACAACTATTCCTGTTGTTCCGAACTCGGAACTCAAGTTGGCGAATAAATTTCAAAGACCATCGATACTTGGTGGGTTGGCTGTATTGTTCTTCGTAGTGTTGTTTATTAATTAA